Proteins found in one Pontibacter sp. SGAir0037 genomic segment:
- a CDS encoding DUF4249 domain-containing protein produces MKLYRMRYLILLLLAALLMQLLSACEQVIEVNLNDASPRYVIEGSITDEAGPYQIRITRTKNFDEDNTFEGVTGAVVLVSDNAGNMETLQEHSPGIYTGSIVPGVPGRSYFLNVLIGEERFTATSTMPALVPFEDLYIEEQSTFGEARKVPYAVFTDPAGEPNYYRFLLTVSGRRVNVIYAYTDQYTDGRQVKRSLRYFTENEDDDIKTGDQIEVEMQSIDSPVYTYFYSLSQTIGQNAAAPGNPVSNITGGALGYFSAHTVQRKSIAVE; encoded by the coding sequence ATGAAACTATACCGGATGCGTTACCTGATCCTGTTGCTTCTGGCTGCCCTGCTTATGCAGCTGTTGAGCGCCTGTGAGCAGGTAATAGAAGTTAACCTGAATGATGCCTCTCCCCGCTATGTGATAGAAGGCAGCATTACAGATGAAGCAGGTCCGTACCAGATTCGGATTACCCGCACTAAAAACTTTGATGAAGACAATACTTTTGAAGGAGTTACCGGTGCTGTTGTTCTTGTTTCGGATAATGCAGGAAATATGGAGACACTACAGGAACATAGCCCGGGCATATATACAGGCTCTATCGTGCCGGGCGTGCCAGGGCGAAGCTACTTTTTAAACGTTCTCATTGGAGAAGAAAGATTTACCGCCACCTCTACCATGCCTGCTCTTGTTCCTTTCGAAGATCTGTATATAGAAGAACAAAGCACCTTCGGAGAAGCCCGCAAAGTGCCCTATGCTGTTTTTACCGATCCTGCCGGTGAACCTAATTATTACCGGTTCCTGCTTACTGTGAGTGGCAGGAGAGTAAACGTGATTTATGCCTACACCGACCAGTATACAGATGGCAGACAGGTGAAAAGATCGTTGCGCTATTTTACCGAAAACGAAGACGACGACATAAAAACCGGAGATCAGATAGAGGTTGAGATGCAGTCTATCGATAGCCCTGTTTATACCTATTTCTATAGTTTAAGCCAAACGATTGGCCAGAATGCTGCAGCTCCGGGTAACCCTGTCAGCAACATTACAGGAGGTGCTTTAGGCTATTTTAGCGCCCATACAGTGCAAAGGAAAAGTATTGCGGTGGAGTAG
- a CDS encoding TonB-dependent receptor: MPPTPFFQRKTSVLIAHLLCLLCFNLPVPDALAQSTRYTISGAIKDKASGETLIGATVRVAELSGTGAATNEFGNFSLTLPAATYTLLIDYVGYEQQQRQVELNNNTRLNILLEQQSRQLNEVVVTSSRADQNVRSPQAGVEKLDMREINLLPVLMGERDVLKSVQLTPGIKSAGDGNAGFYVRGGGADQNLILLDDAPVYNASHLLGFFSTFNSDAIKDVTVYKGGMPADYGGRLSSVLDIKMNDGSTQDYHVSGGIGLISAKLNLEGPIQKDKSSFLISARRTYADMFLKLSGDEDLKSSSLYFYDLNAKLSYTLSEKDRLFVSGYFGRDNLGFRDQFGIDWGNATGTLRWSHLVSDRLFSNTSLIFSDYSYKIGISTNNNNFDITSRIRDLNLKQEFEFFPNPRNSMKFGVNAIYHTVVPGEITVTGEANINSSELQQRYSLENAAYFTNTWTATNRLSLIYGLRISAFSILGKGDFYTLNSNREVTDVASYDRGEHVQTYLNLEPRLSGAYQLSETSSLKASYARTTQYLHMLSNSTTSSPTDRWVSSSNNIKPGIADQVSLGYFRNFSDNLFEFSVESYYKAMQNQIDYKDGANITNSEVVEAELLFGEGRAYGIEFFLKKTSGRLSGWLGYTLSRSERLINGINNNSWYPARQDRTHDIALVGIYQLTPTWTLSGNWVYNTGNAVTFPSGKYRVADQVVFYYTERNGYRMPAYHRLDLGATKKLQDTPKFSSELAISIYNAYGRENAFLINFRENENDPSRTEAYQVALFKMIPSVSYNFRF, from the coding sequence TGGCGCTACTGTGCGTGTGGCTGAACTGAGTGGTACCGGTGCTGCCACCAATGAATTCGGTAATTTCTCGCTTACTCTTCCGGCAGCCACTTATACATTGCTCATAGATTATGTAGGCTATGAACAGCAGCAAAGACAAGTAGAACTGAATAACAATACCCGACTAAACATCCTGCTGGAGCAACAGAGCAGGCAGCTAAACGAAGTAGTCGTTACTTCCTCCCGTGCCGACCAGAATGTGCGGAGTCCGCAGGCCGGTGTTGAAAAGCTGGATATGCGTGAAATCAACCTCCTTCCCGTGCTGATGGGTGAGCGGGATGTGCTGAAATCGGTGCAGCTTACACCAGGCATTAAATCGGCAGGTGATGGTAATGCAGGCTTTTATGTTAGAGGCGGTGGCGCAGACCAGAACCTGATCCTGCTAGACGACGCACCTGTGTATAATGCTTCTCACCTGCTGGGTTTCTTCTCAACGTTTAATTCCGATGCTATTAAAGATGTAACCGTGTACAAAGGCGGTATGCCAGCCGATTACGGTGGCCGGCTCTCTTCGGTGCTGGATATTAAAATGAACGACGGCAGCACCCAAGACTACCATGTAAGTGGCGGCATCGGCCTTATATCGGCAAAGCTTAACCTGGAGGGGCCGATACAAAAAGACAAGTCTTCTTTCCTGATCAGCGCCCGCAGAACCTATGCCGACATGTTTTTAAAGCTTAGCGGTGACGAGGATCTTAAAAGCAGCTCCTTGTATTTCTACGATCTGAATGCAAAGCTTAGCTATACTTTATCTGAGAAAGACAGGCTGTTCGTGTCAGGCTACTTCGGTCGCGACAATCTGGGCTTCCGCGATCAGTTTGGCATTGATTGGGGAAACGCGACCGGCACCTTACGCTGGAGCCATTTGGTAAGCGACCGTTTATTCTCGAATACCTCCCTGATCTTTAGCGACTACAGCTACAAAATTGGGATCAGTACCAATAACAACAATTTTGATATTACCTCCCGCATCCGCGACTTGAACCTGAAACAGGAGTTTGAATTTTTCCCAAACCCCAGGAACTCCATGAAGTTTGGCGTAAATGCCATCTATCATACTGTCGTTCCAGGCGAGATAACGGTTACAGGAGAAGCCAACATTAACTCAAGTGAGTTGCAGCAACGATATTCCCTGGAAAATGCAGCTTATTTTACCAACACCTGGACTGCCACTAACAGGCTTAGCCTGATCTACGGTTTGCGTATTTCAGCCTTCAGCATATTAGGCAAAGGCGACTTTTATACCTTAAACAGTAACCGTGAAGTAACAGACGTTGCCAGCTACGACCGAGGCGAACATGTGCAAACATACCTGAACCTGGAGCCGCGCTTGTCAGGTGCCTATCAGCTGAGCGAGACCTCATCGCTAAAAGCCTCTTATGCCCGCACCACCCAATACCTGCACATGCTGTCTAACTCCACCACCTCCAGCCCAACCGATAGATGGGTCTCAAGCTCAAATAATATCAAGCCGGGTATAGCTGACCAGGTGTCGCTGGGGTACTTCAGAAATTTTTCTGATAACCTGTTCGAGTTCAGCGTGGAAAGCTATTATAAGGCCATGCAGAACCAGATCGATTATAAAGACGGAGCTAATATTACCAACAGCGAAGTGGTTGAAGCAGAGCTGCTCTTTGGTGAAGGCAGAGCCTACGGCATAGAGTTTTTCTTAAAGAAAACAAGCGGCAGGCTCAGCGGCTGGTTAGGCTATACCTTGTCCCGCTCCGAGCGCCTGATCAACGGCATCAACAACAACAGCTGGTACCCTGCCAGGCAGGACCGCACCCACGACATAGCCTTGGTAGGCATTTACCAGCTTACCCCCACCTGGACCCTTTCCGGAAACTGGGTATACAATACGGGCAATGCAGTTACTTTCCCAAGCGGCAAGTATCGCGTAGCCGATCAGGTGGTATTTTACTATACAGAACGTAATGGTTACCGCATGCCCGCTTACCACCGCTTAGACTTAGGCGCTACCAAAAAGCTACAAGACACACCTAAGTTTTCTTCTGAACTGGCTATTAGTATTTACAATGCCTATGGCCGGGAAAATGCCTTCCTCATTAATTTCAGGGAAAACGAAAACGACCCGAGCAGAACAGAAGCATACCAGGTGGCGCTGTTTAAAATGATTCCTTCCGTTTCTTACAACTTCAGATTTTGA
- a CDS encoding PG0541 family transporter-associated protein: MIVFNQALSEEIVSLLDEVAIRGFTKFNDLQGRGSLEGEPRMGTHTWPALNNAILSVAPDDKADKLISRLKEINAASEEQGLKAFSWRVEVAVE; the protein is encoded by the coding sequence GAGGAGATTGTAAGCCTGCTGGATGAGGTGGCGATCAGGGGCTTTACGAAGTTTAACGATTTGCAGGGGCGGGGCTCTTTGGAAGGAGAACCCCGCATGGGCACCCATACCTGGCCTGCGTTAAACAATGCCATTCTTTCTGTGGCACCGGATGATAAAGCAGATAAGCTGATTTCCAGGTTAAAAGAAATTAACGCTGCCTCAGAAGAGCAGGGGCTAAAGGCTTTCAGCTGGCGGGTAGAAGTGGCGGTGGAGTAG